Proteins from one Podospora pseudocomata strain CBS 415.72m chromosome 4, whole genome shotgun sequence genomic window:
- a CDS encoding hypothetical protein (EggNog:ENOG503P4D7; antiSMASH:Cluster_5; COG:K) has protein sequence MARENNEAPGAGQSKRPSMIHFDSSDQTQQHTAVQPHHRVKSQKHIVGGGSRLHARVPSSKGLHKHHGGATASTTKLNNHHRQHGSGSISPDKDGEGLTLVSKRHHHRRATSELKLTGDATTSSNHIQKNVSQTNLKRNRSQADVGKKSKSTTSLHRHTVSNPNVNKLKSSRGGSKVHFNLGDDEQEDDSQDDGEWVDASTSASPLLSRRGSTIGGNGQPTNQNHPPPPPTNEIQNKQLPTVVASPPSPTSHRDIPSKQQAPPESGSGLHSADSSFTRNATLANTITSRILSRAPSQGAAPKMSTEIAVAPRPPAPRLPSAPPTRPGSSQTMSPGEASLMQLAGGVGPRPGSSGRAELLTSRFVGGSSQEPGSGIAADSFIVAAAANKGGVSRAVLGGKADAGLPRRPRSMGSLSHAHEQLNGGRYDQQQHTDDEEGVQHQSNGARTRRNGNGYVVPRDMNRTQQKLNLQRASSGLEPTASGQAMVPVGGGGAPSLLMGAVGGGGGCFELWDGEPEAWEDFGEDGDAVFECQTASEPDREVGGEDLAAAWDGDQGAEDPAA, from the coding sequence ATGGCAAGAGAGAATAATGAGGCGCCGGGTGCCGGCCAATCAAAACGGCCATCCATGATTCATTTCGACAGCAGCGATCAAACACAGCAACACACCGCGGTGCAACCGCATCACCGTGTCAAGAGCCAAAAGCACattgtgggtggtggctcACGGCTGCATGCGCGAGTGCCGTCTTCCAAGGGTCTTCACAAGCACCACGGTGGTGCAACAGCCTCGACGACCAAACtgaacaaccaccaccgacaacacGGCAGCGGCTCGATTTCACCAGATAAAGACGGGGAGGGACTGACTTTGGTGTCGAAAcgtcaccaccatcgtcgAGCAACCTCGGAGCTGAAGCTCACCGGGGATGCTACCACGTCATCCAATCACATACAAAAGAACGTGTCGCAGACGAACCTGAAGCGCAATCGGTCCCAGGCGGAtgtggggaagaagagcaagtCTACGACGAGTCTGCATCGACATACCGTCTCGAATCCAAACGTGAACAAACTCAAATCTTCGCGGGGGGGTTCCAAGGTTCATTTTAATCTGGGAGACGACGAGCAGGAAGACGATAGTCAGGACGACGGGGAATGGGTTGATGCTAGCACTTCTGCTTCACCGTTGCTTTCGAGACGAGGTTCTACTATTGGTGGGAACGGACAGCCGACGAATCAgaaccaccctcctcctcccccgacgaACGAAATACAGAATAAGCAACTACCTACGGTTGTAGCGTCGCCTCCGTCTCCCACGTCGCATAGAGATATTCCGAGTAAACAACAGGCGCCGCCCGAGAGTGGGAGTGGACTGCATAGTGCGGACAGTAGTTTTACCCGGAACGCTACGCTGGCTAATACGATTACTTCACGGATTTTGTCCAGGGCTCCTTCTCAGGGTGCTGCGCCAAAGATGTCGACCGAGATTGCTGTTGCGCCTAggccgccggcgccgagaCTGCCGTCTGCTCCGCCTACACGGCCGGGTTCGTCACAGACGATGTCGCCCGGGGAGGCGAGTCTGATGCAGTtggcgggaggggtgggaCCCAGACCTGGGAGCAGCGGGAGGGCGGAGCTGCTCACGTCGAGGTTTGTGGGTGGGAGCAGCCAGGAGCCCGGCTCGGGCATAGCAGCCGACTCTTTTatcgttgctgctgctgcgaacAAGGGGGGTGTTTCTCGAGCTGTGCTGGGCGGCAAGGCGGACGCTGGTCTCCCGCGTCGGCCGCGGTCGATGGGGAGTCTGTCGCATGCGCATGAGCAGCTTAATGGGGGGAGATatgatcaacagcaacatactgacgacgaggaaggggtTCAACACCAGTCTAACGGGGCGAGGACAAGGCGCAACGGAAACGGCTATGTAGTGCCGCGGGATATGAACCGGACGCAGCAGAAGCTGAATCTGCAACGGGCCAGTTCGGGATTGGAGCCGACTGCTTCGGGGCAGGCGATGGTgcctgttggtggtggaggtgcacCAAGCCTTCTCATGGGAGCtgtcgggggtggtgggggctgTTTCGAATTATGGGACGGCGAACCCGAAGCATGGGAAGATTttggagaagacggggatgCAGTATTTGAGTGTCAGACGGCATCAGAACCCGATCGCGAGGTCGGTGGCGAGGATTTGGCAGCTGCCTGGGATGGAGATCAAGGCGCAGAGGATCCCGCCGCCTAG
- a CDS encoding hypothetical protein (antiSMASH:Cluster_5; COG:T; EggNog:ENOG503NX2S): MARHQPMSMEAMLDEERREVLALLEGPQASRSSRAPSSIGGRSPSPFTPRSPVRSMLDIAPVRSMLDVDTPPPAPVRSMLDVDSPPSQKHVLSTPSSPIEHTGSRSLLAPAPSGHPRSMSDAAMRPADFGPRANPRHDPTLDYQFGGIITNHAGAAMPKRVTMGGKRSSAMAEVMRGNDVSGLVLPGDRGRHSIAGPAYSSRKAGNKSKSPTNRLGVRSHSPALLGRNLSPAGRAMLGDNQTVDYNNAYRRLSDAALARSGGSLGELGRRKKSDDGSSNGRLAKDYLGPDGEFVEESSDDSGGNSSEEDERGRKAARSFDKKPQGSSESPEAKRQVRSLLAAAEEERIHVASSQPAHKYRSLLDEPSITVTNPSGEKERVKHSSKNVIHPATSFDTPPSGTHTPMYTDTEEDISDIKRAQKMSFAMTQVMETPESHRTIQIITRGDYAKLVKDAEEEHRPARKYLVATDMSDESTHALEWAIGTVLRDGDTLLAIYCVDEDAGIEANPNSVVPDESKAMKEQAAAITAVTNNTRQPATPGGTALPLRISSLGHQASEASLSPAPSSMERSKAEEERYRAVKDIGDRAMKLLRKTRLQVRVIVEVLHCKNPKHLITEVIDLVNPTVILGSFSNYLVTKSSVPVMVARKKLRKQSKYKKIAAGASQHQVNNINNPTARSLAQAKID, from the exons ATGGCTAGGCACCAACCAATGTCGATGGAGGCGATGCTCGACGAAGAGCGGAGGGAAGTGCTTGCGCTGCTCGAGGGGCCCCAAGCATCACGATCAAGCAGAGCCCCAAGCAGCATAGGAGGCCGGTCGCCATCTCCCTTCACGCCGCGATCCCCAGTGCGGTCCATGTTAGACATTG CGCCTGTTAGAAGCATGCTCGATGTCgacacccctcctcccgcgcCAGTACGAAGCATGTTGGATGTGGACTCCCCACCAAGCCAGAAGCATGTCCTTAGCACACCCTCTTCGCCAATCGAACACACCGGCTCTCGAAGCCTTCTTGCCCCAGCCCCGTCTGGGCACCCACGGAGCATGTCCGATGCCGCCATGAGACCCGCCGACTTTGGCCCCCGGGCCAACCCTCGGCACGACCCAACACTCGACTACCAATTTGGAGGAATCATCACAAACCATGCAGGCGCCGCCATGCCGAAAAGAGTGACGATGGGCGGGAAGCGCTCCAGCGCCATGGCAGAAGTTATGAGAGGCAACGATGTGTCGGGGCTTGTTCTCCCTGGCGATCGTGGCCGTCACTCGATTGCTGGACCGGCGTATAGCAGCCGAAAAGCCGGGAACAAATCCAAGTCTCCCACCAACAGACTAGGGGTGCGCTCTCACTCGCCTGCCTTGCTCGGGCGAAATCTCAGCCCGGCCGGGCGCGCCATGCTTGGGGATAACCAGACTGTCGACTACAACAATGCGTACCGCCGCTTATCAGATGCCGCCTTGGCTAGGTCCGGGGGCTCGCTGGGTGAGCtcgggagaaggaagaagtCGGATGATGGGTCCAGTAACGGCAGACTCGCCAAGGACTATCTGGGACCTGATGGGGAGTTTGTCGAGGAAAGCAGTGACGATAGCGGAGGAAACTCTTCGGAGGAAGACGAGCGGGGTAGGAAGGCCGCTCGAAGCTTTGATAAGAAGCCGCAGGGCAGCTCGGAATCACCGGAGGCTAAGAGGCAGGTGCGGAGCTTGCTTGCggctgcggaggaggaac GGATCCATGTTGCCTCTTCCCAGCCGGCTCACAAATACAGGTCTTTGCTGGACGAACCTTCAATTACTGTTACGAATCCATCCGGCGAGAAGGAACGGGTCAaacacagcagcaagaaCGTCATTCACCCAGCGACCAGCTTCGACACGCCGCCTAGCGGGACGCACACACCAATGTATACCGACACGGAAGAGGACATCTCGGACATCAAGAGGGCGCAAAAGATGTCCTTTGCCATGACGCAGGTGATGGAAACGCCCGAGTCCCACAGGACGATCCAGATTATTACCAGAGGCGACTATGCTAAGCTTGTCAaggacgccgaggaggaacacCGACCTGCGAGGAAGTATTTGGTTGCTACGGATATGAGTGACGAGTCTACCCATGCGCTCGAGTGGGCTATTGGGACTGTGCTCAGGGATGGCGACACGCTGCTTGCCATTTACTGCGTGGACGAGGATGCTGGGATTGAGGCGAATCCGAACTCGGTGGTGCCGGATGAGTCCAAGGCGATGAAGGAGCAAGCGGCTGCCATCACGGCCGTGACGAACAATACCAGGCAGCCTGCTACACCGGGGGGGACTGCACTGCCTCTTAGGATCTCTTCGCTGGGTCACCAGGCGAGCGAGGCTAGTTTGAGCCCTGCGCCGTCGAGCATGGAGAGGAGCaaagcggaggaggagaggtatAGGGCGGTGAAGGATATCGGGGACAGAGCGATGAAGCTGCTGAGGAAGACGCGGTTGCAGGTCAGGGTGATTGTGGAGGTTCTGCACTGCAAGAACCCAAAGCATTTGATCACGGAGGTGATTGATTTAGTGAACCCGAC AGTGATACTTGGCTCCTTTTCGAACTATTTGGTAACTAAGAGTTCGGTTCCGGTCatggtggcgaggaagaagcttAGGAAGCAGAGCAAGTACAAGAAGATTGCCGCCGGGGCGAGCCAGCACCAGGTGAACAATATTAACAACCCCAcggcgaggagtttggcgCAGGCCAAGATTGATTAG
- a CDS encoding hypothetical protein (BUSCO:EOG09264R1U; COG:J; antiSMASH:Cluster_5; EggNog:ENOG503NXEV): MPPRLNLASAFRALSLRTTTPVSQQPLLSQKIAAAVPKLVTVPVARRFYSDNLTPENNNNNNDDQAPSSELAPPRSEEEVVSLSQQQHKEDNLYALNRLELVAYGLKPFDAEEEGHKYGLPSLPLPSELHKDHRYDDVMGQITRLLMKDGKLSKAQRDMAMILNHLRTSPPPKLNPARPLIPGAPAPNFLPLDPVTYLRVAIDSVAPLVKIRGFRGLAGGGRNLEVPAPLAARQRRRTAFVWILDAVQKRKSKGSGRKMFPTRVAEEIIAVVEGRSGVWDKRAQVHKLGTATRANLMNNQIKNFL, encoded by the exons ATGCCCCCAAGGCTGAACCTCGCCTCGGCCTTCCGAGCCCTTTCTCTCcggaccaccacccccgtcaGCCAGCAGCCGTTATTATCACAAAAGATTGCCGCCGCGGTACCAAAGCTTGTCACGGTCCCAGTAGCGAGACGGTTTTATTCCGacaacctcacccccgagaacaacaacaataacaacgATGATCAAGCACCCTCTTCCGAGCTAGCCCCCCCCAGAtcagaggaggaagtggtcAGTctcagccaacaacaacataaAGAAGACAACCTCTATGCTCTGAACAggctggagctggtggcGTACGGACTCAAACCATttgacgccgaggaggaggggcacaAGTACGGGTTGCCCagcctgccgctgccgagcGAGCTGCACAAGGATCATCGGTATGATGATGTGATGGGGCAGATcacgaggttgttgatgaaggatgGGAAGTTGTCCAAGGCTCAAAGA GACATGGCAATgatcctcaaccacctccgcacctcccccccaccaaaactgAACCCTGCCCGTCCGTTGATTCCTGGTGCACCGGCCCCGAATTTTCTTCCCCTCGATCCGGTGACTTACCTTCGTGTTGCGATTGATTCTGTCGCACCGCTGGTGAAGATTAGGGGGTTTAGGGGTCtggcgggtggtggtaggaATCTGGAAGTTCCTGCACCGTTGGCGGCgaggcagaggagaaggacggCGTTTGTGTGGATTTTGGACGCGgtgcagaagaggaagagtaaggggtcggggaggaagatgtttCCGACGAGAGTGGCCGAGGAGATTATTGcggttgtggaggggaggagtggggTTTGGGACAAGAGGGCGCAGGTGCACAAGCTGGGGACGGCGACGAGAGCTAATTTGATGAATAATCAGATTAAGAACTTTTTGTAG